Proteins from one Caulobacter sp. 73W genomic window:
- a CDS encoding HPr family phosphocarrier protein produces the protein MTHRATVEIINERGLHARASAKFVKLASSFDAEVKVSREGHTVDARSIMGLMMLAAGIGSTIDIEAEGDEGKEALDALVELVGNRFDEER, from the coding sequence GTGACGCATCGGGCGACGGTCGAAATCATCAACGAACGCGGCCTGCATGCCCGGGCCTCGGCCAAGTTCGTCAAGCTGGCCTCCAGCTTCGACGCCGAGGTGAAGGTCAGCCGGGAGGGCCACACGGTCGACGCCCGCTCGATCATGGGCCTGATGATGTTGGCCGCCGGCATCGGCTCCACCATCGACATCGAGGCCGAGGGCGACGAGGGCAAGGAAGCCCTGGACGCCCTGGTCGAACTGGTCGGCAACCGCTTCGACGAGGAGCGCTAG
- a CDS encoding CYTH domain-containing protein — translation MTEWGMPEQEIELKFEVDRIAFDIVRAAFPDVDFSEKQLTSTYFDTHDQALRRAGLTLRVRTGDGGSKQTLKGPGSGGSVFARDEWEAASGDAPDDAFLMDTPAPGVLRGKPILPLFRIENRRVMGLVELPQGTVEIAMDDAEAVAGDRRQPFIELELELKSGSEAALETVALRLRRLVEMHPSQLGKGERGYRLLA, via the coding sequence ATGACGGAGTGGGGCATGCCCGAGCAGGAGATCGAGCTGAAGTTCGAGGTGGACCGCATCGCGTTCGACATCGTCAGGGCGGCCTTTCCGGATGTCGATTTCAGCGAGAAGCAACTGACCTCCACCTACTTCGACACCCATGACCAGGCCTTGCGGCGCGCGGGCCTCACCTTGCGGGTCCGCACGGGCGACGGCGGGAGCAAGCAGACCCTCAAGGGACCGGGAAGCGGGGGCTCGGTCTTCGCGCGGGACGAATGGGAAGCCGCCTCGGGCGATGCGCCCGATGACGCCTTCCTGATGGACACGCCGGCCCCCGGCGTCCTGCGTGGCAAGCCGATCCTGCCGTTGTTCCGGATCGAGAACCGGCGCGTGATGGGCCTGGTGGAGCTGCCCCAGGGAACCGTCGAGATCGCCATGGACGACGCCGAGGCCGTGGCCGGCGACCGGCGTCAGCCTTTCATCGAACTGGAGCTGGAGCTCAAGTCGGGCTCCGAAGCCGCCTTGGAGACGGTCGCCCTCCGCCTGCGTCGGCTGGTTGAGATGCATCCCTCCCAGCTGGGCAAGGGCGAGCGGGGCTATCGGCTTCTTGCGTAG
- a CDS encoding PTS sugar transporter subunit IIA, protein MIGLVIVTHGRLAEEFVFAMEHVVGPQSAVKAICIGPEDDMERRRTDILKACAEVDSGRGVILLTDMFGGTPSNLAISVMEQTRAEVIAGLNLPMLIKLASVRTRDSLEACVAHAQEAGRKYISVASYVLAGDK, encoded by the coding sequence ATGATCGGCCTCGTGATCGTTACACACGGGCGCCTGGCGGAAGAGTTCGTCTTCGCCATGGAACACGTGGTCGGCCCGCAATCGGCGGTGAAGGCCATCTGCATCGGCCCGGAAGACGACATGGAGCGTCGCCGGACCGATATCCTGAAAGCCTGCGCGGAGGTCGACTCCGGACGCGGGGTGATCCTGCTCACCGACATGTTCGGCGGCACGCCGTCCAACCTGGCCATCTCGGTCATGGAGCAGACCCGCGCCGAGGTGATCGCCGGGCTGAACCTGCCCATGCTGATCAAGCTGGCCAGCGTGCGCACTCGCGACAGCCTGGAAGCCTGCGTGGCGCATGCCCAGGAAGCGGGCCGCAAGTACATCTCAGTCGCCTCCTACGTGCTCGCGGGCGACAAGTGA
- a CDS encoding HPr kinase/phosphorylase, producing MILHAGLVALWSGGGWRGLLIEGASGSGKSDLALRSLEHGFRLVADDRVVAWNCEDRLFGRAPDTLSGLMETRGLGVLPQDSLRLCEIDLCVRCVAADVVERLPDLASTQIEGVSIPRLDVWPFDTAAPLKLVRAMQHLGAGLR from the coding sequence GTGATCCTGCACGCGGGTCTGGTCGCCCTGTGGAGCGGCGGCGGCTGGCGCGGCCTGCTGATCGAGGGGGCGTCGGGTTCAGGCAAGAGCGACCTGGCGCTTCGCAGCCTCGAACACGGGTTCCGCTTGGTGGCCGATGACCGGGTCGTGGCCTGGAACTGCGAGGACCGGCTGTTCGGGCGGGCGCCGGACACCCTGTCCGGACTGATGGAGACCCGAGGCCTTGGCGTTCTTCCACAGGACAGTTTACGGCTCTGCGAGATCGACCTTTGCGTCCGCTGCGTCGCCGCCGACGTCGTCGAACGCCTGCCGGACCTTGCGTCAACTCAGATCGAGGGCGTGTCGATCCCCCGCCTGGACGTGTGGCCGTTCGACACGGCGGCGCCGTTAAAGCTCGTTCGTGCGATGCAGCATCTTGGAGCCGGGCTCCGATGA
- a CDS encoding cellulase family glycosylhydrolase, whose protein sequence is MRLRSALAALLCCASFATGASAAGFLRAEGKRIVDETGRPIILRGMGLGGWMLQEGYMLQMGDVGRGQQHVIRGKIAELIGEEKTASFYKAWLDNHTTKADIDYMAASGFNSVRLPMHYDLLTLPAEKEPKAGADTWHEDGFRRIDELLAWSKANGLYLILDLHAAPGGQGNDLPIADRDPSKPSLWDSAENRRKTVAIWRKLAERYKDEPWIGAYDIINEPNWDFEGDGGGHGCKEKKNAPLRSLMMEITAAIREVDKRHMVIIEGNCWGNNYKGVMPPWDDNLAVSFHKYWNVNDRASIEPLLKLRDEHGVPLWLGELGENSNVWFRDAIALVEGEGIGWAYWPLKKIGFNQPLEIRSNPDYARIVAYLTGKGPKPTAAEAERGLMKLADDLRFENNIAHPDVIDAMIRLPHSDETKPFKTHLVGKAGGTIQTVDYDLGPIGRAYFDTDAANYHISTGKERSLWNNGRTYRNDGVDIAVSTSGALHVSDFKTGEWMQYSLQAEAAGTYAVELKVVAKAGGSLALSANHGADQAMVLPAGPEWRLVRGPTVSLQAGGNRISVRAVDCDCAIASVRLTPVRR, encoded by the coding sequence ATGCGTCTTCGTTCCGCCCTAGCGGCCCTGCTGTGCTGCGCGTCTTTCGCTACCGGGGCTTCGGCCGCCGGCTTCCTGCGCGCCGAGGGCAAGCGGATCGTCGATGAGACGGGACGACCGATCATCCTTCGCGGCATGGGCCTGGGCGGCTGGATGCTGCAGGAAGGCTACATGCTGCAGATGGGCGACGTGGGGCGCGGCCAGCAGCACGTCATCCGCGGCAAGATCGCCGAGCTGATCGGCGAGGAGAAGACCGCCAGTTTCTACAAAGCCTGGCTCGACAACCACACGACCAAGGCGGACATCGACTACATGGCGGCGTCGGGGTTCAACTCCGTCCGCCTGCCCATGCATTACGACCTGCTGACCCTGCCGGCGGAGAAGGAGCCGAAGGCCGGCGCCGACACCTGGCACGAAGATGGCTTTCGCCGCATCGACGAGTTGCTGGCCTGGAGCAAGGCCAACGGCCTGTACCTGATCCTCGACCTGCACGCCGCGCCGGGCGGGCAGGGGAACGACCTGCCGATCGCCGACCGCGATCCGTCCAAGCCCTCCTTGTGGGACAGCGCGGAGAACCGCCGCAAGACGGTGGCGATCTGGCGAAAACTGGCCGAGCGCTACAAGGACGAGCCCTGGATCGGCGCCTACGACATCATCAACGAGCCCAATTGGGACTTCGAGGGTGATGGCGGCGGCCATGGCTGCAAGGAGAAGAAGAACGCGCCTCTGCGGTCGCTGATGATGGAGATCACCGCCGCCATCCGCGAGGTCGACAAGCGGCACATGGTGATCATCGAAGGCAACTGCTGGGGCAATAACTACAAGGGCGTCATGCCGCCCTGGGACGACAACCTGGCGGTCAGCTTCCACAAGTACTGGAACGTCAACGACCGGGCGTCGATCGAGCCGCTGCTGAAGCTGCGCGACGAGCATGGTGTCCCGCTGTGGCTGGGCGAGTTGGGCGAGAACTCCAACGTCTGGTTCCGCGACGCCATCGCCCTGGTGGAGGGTGAAGGGATCGGCTGGGCCTATTGGCCGCTGAAGAAGATCGGCTTCAACCAGCCGCTGGAGATCCGCTCCAACCCTGACTACGCCAGGATCGTCGCCTACCTGACCGGCAAGGGTCCAAAGCCCACGGCGGCGGAGGCCGAGCGCGGCCTGATGAAGCTGGCCGATGATCTGCGCTTCGAGAACAACATCGCCCACCCGGACGTCATCGACGCGATGATCCGCCTGCCGCACTCGGACGAGACGAAGCCCTTCAAGACGCATCTCGTCGGCAAGGCGGGCGGGACGATCCAGACGGTGGACTACGACCTGGGTCCGATCGGCCGAGCCTATTTCGACACCGACGCCGCGAACTACCACATCTCGACCGGCAAGGAGCGGTCGCTGTGGAACAACGGCCGCACCTATCGCAATGACGGCGTGGACATCGCCGTCAGCACCAGCGGCGCGCTGCATGTCAGCGACTTCAAGACCGGCGAGTGGATGCAGTACAGCCTGCAGGCCGAAGCCGCCGGGACCTATGCGGTCGAACTGAAGGTGGTGGCCAAGGCGGGGGGCAGCCTGGCGCTGTCGGCGAACCATGGGGCTGACCAAGCCATGGTGCTTCCGGCCGGTCCCGAATGGCGGCTCGTGCGCGGGCCGACGGTTTCGCTTCAGGCGGGCGGCAACAGGATCTCGGTTCGGGCGGTCGACTGCGATTGCGCGATCGCCTCGGTTCGGCTGACGCCGGTCAGGCGCTGA
- the ahcY gene encoding adenosylhomocysteinase: MADYIIRDISLAPWGRKEIDIAETEMPGLMSTRAEYGKAQPLKGARIAGSLHMTIQTAVLIETLQALGAEVRWASCNIFSTQDHAAAAIAATGTPVFATKGETLVEYWEYAHKIFEWHDGGYPNLILDDGGDATLLCVLGPKAEKDPSVLNNPQNEEEEALYAVMKKYLAEKPGFYSAIRDACTGVSEETTTGVHRLYQMAAKGELPFPAINVNDSVTKSKFDNLYGCRESLVDAIRRGTDVMLAGKVAVVCGYGDVGKGSAASLRNGGARVIVTEIDPICALQAAMEGYEVLTIEDALPVADIYVTATGNKDVITVDHMRAMKNNAIVCNIGHFDSEIQIAGLRNFKWDEIKPQVHHVEFPGGNKIIVLSEGRLVNLGNATGHPSFVMSASFTNQTLAQIELWTNRAAYKNDVYTLPKVLDEKVAKLHLEKLGVKLTTPTKEQADYINVPVEGPFKPEHYRY; encoded by the coding sequence GTGGCCGACTACATCATCCGTGACATCTCCCTCGCCCCGTGGGGCCGCAAGGAGATCGACATCGCCGAGACCGAAATGCCCGGCCTGATGTCTACCCGCGCCGAGTACGGCAAGGCTCAGCCGCTGAAGGGCGCCCGCATCGCCGGCTCCCTGCACATGACCATCCAGACGGCCGTGCTGATCGAGACCCTGCAAGCCCTCGGCGCCGAAGTCCGCTGGGCCTCGTGCAACATCTTCTCGACCCAGGACCACGCCGCCGCCGCCATCGCGGCCACCGGCACCCCGGTGTTCGCGACCAAGGGCGAGACCCTGGTGGAGTACTGGGAGTACGCCCACAAGATCTTCGAATGGCATGACGGCGGCTATCCGAACCTGATCCTCGACGACGGCGGCGACGCCACCCTGCTGTGCGTGCTCGGCCCGAAGGCCGAGAAGGACCCGTCGGTCCTGAACAACCCGCAGAACGAAGAAGAAGAAGCCCTCTACGCCGTGATGAAGAAGTACCTGGCCGAAAAGCCTGGCTTCTATTCGGCCATCCGCGACGCCTGCACCGGCGTGTCGGAAGAGACCACCACGGGCGTCCACCGCCTGTACCAGATGGCCGCCAAGGGCGAGCTGCCGTTCCCGGCCATCAACGTCAACGACAGCGTCACCAAGTCGAAGTTCGACAACCTGTACGGCTGCCGTGAAAGCCTGGTGGACGCCATCCGCCGCGGCACCGACGTGATGCTGGCCGGCAAGGTCGCCGTGGTCTGCGGCTATGGCGACGTGGGCAAGGGCTCGGCGGCTTCGCTGCGCAACGGCGGCGCCCGCGTGATCGTCACCGAGATCGATCCGATCTGCGCCCTGCAGGCGGCGATGGAAGGTTATGAGGTCTTGACCATCGAGGACGCCCTGCCCGTGGCCGACATCTACGTCACCGCCACCGGCAACAAGGACGTCATCACCGTCGATCACATGCGGGCGATGAAGAACAACGCCATCGTCTGCAACATCGGCCACTTCGACAGCGAAATTCAGATCGCCGGCCTGCGCAACTTCAAGTGGGACGAGATCAAGCCGCAGGTCCACCACGTGGAATTCCCGGGCGGCAACAAGATCATCGTGCTGTCGGAAGGCCGCCTGGTGAACCTGGGCAACGCCACGGGCCACCCGTCCTTCGTGATGTCGGCCTCGTTCACCAACCAGACCCTGGCCCAGATCGAACTGTGGACCAACCGCGCGGCCTACAAGAACGACGTCTACACCCTGCCGAAGGTGCTGGATGAGAAGGTCGCCAAGCTGCACCTGGAGAAGCTGGGCGTGAAGCTCACGACCCCGACCAAGGAGCAGGCCGACTACATCAACGTGCCGGTCGAAGGCCCGTTCAAGCCGGAGCACTACCGCTACTAA
- a CDS encoding response regulator transcription factor: MADITLVDDDENIVASVSLALESHGHTVKAYYDGASGLAALESDPPDLAILDVKMPRMDGMEVLRRLRQTSDLPVIILTSKDEEIDEILGFNLGADDYMHKPFSQRLLLERVKAVLRRARADEEEGPASTAAVDPNAKAIKRGRLTLDSARHDCLWDGRPVRLTVTEFLLLQSLAQRPGFVKSRDNLMDAAYDDQVYVDDRTIDSHIKRMRKKFRQVDREFDAIETLYGVGYRYRES; the protein is encoded by the coding sequence ATGGCCGACATCACCCTCGTCGACGACGACGAGAACATCGTCGCTTCCGTGTCCCTGGCCCTTGAAAGCCATGGCCATACGGTCAAGGCCTATTACGACGGGGCTTCCGGCCTCGCGGCCCTTGAGAGCGATCCGCCGGACCTGGCCATTCTCGATGTGAAGATGCCGCGCATGGACGGCATGGAAGTTCTGCGCCGCCTGCGCCAGACCTCGGACCTGCCGGTGATCATCCTGACGTCCAAGGACGAGGAGATCGACGAGATCCTCGGCTTCAACCTCGGCGCCGACGACTACATGCACAAGCCTTTCAGCCAGCGCCTGCTGCTGGAGCGGGTGAAGGCCGTGCTGCGCCGGGCGCGCGCGGACGAGGAGGAAGGTCCTGCTTCCACCGCCGCCGTCGATCCCAACGCCAAGGCCATCAAGCGCGGCCGACTGACGCTGGATTCCGCGCGTCACGACTGCCTGTGGGATGGTCGCCCGGTGCGTCTGACGGTGACCGAGTTCCTGCTGCTGCAGTCCCTGGCCCAGCGTCCGGGCTTCGTGAAGAGCCGCGACAACCTGATGGACGCGGCCTACGACGATCAGGTCTATGTGGACGACCGCACGATCGACAGCCACATCAAGCGCATGCGCAAGAAGTTCCGGCAGGTCGACCGCGAGTTCGACGCCATCGAAACCCTCTATGGCGTCGGCTACCGATACCGCGAATCCTGA
- a CDS encoding GGDEF domain-containing protein has product MLDLRTLYFVTACIYLCLGSVQIAAFATRRFDRWVLFWGLSSLLLGAGLMMTGLRDMIPPLLSVHAANLATVGGYFLALGSIRLFAGRRPHWIAYAAIGAAVSPLLFGVWGDPSAFAERVALVSLLCACCDIAVCIEARRLVRDEGLSSAKILMALFGLTAVIFSGRAVLTAIGWTSPGMFQDAPPAQSALAATASAIVVLRGLVMLLMAVERAHKAWERVAFRDALTGALNAAGLKVAFERWRNGPVHMRTRLSALSIQLEGLDHTADAKGPATAERLLRLLAAVAARHGRPGQILARMGTQHFVLLLPDADQSDAEQTSRHLRSAFETLAGKTGGARRATLTIGAAVASSSMPVLGLLLSQADKARQEAAGARATPRTVSA; this is encoded by the coding sequence ATGCTCGACCTCAGAACACTCTATTTCGTCACCGCCTGCATCTACCTGTGCCTTGGCTCGGTCCAGATCGCGGCGTTCGCGACGCGTCGTTTCGACCGCTGGGTCCTGTTCTGGGGCCTGAGCAGCCTGCTGCTTGGCGCGGGCCTGATGATGACCGGCCTGCGCGACATGATCCCGCCGCTGCTGTCGGTGCATGCGGCGAACCTGGCCACGGTCGGCGGCTATTTCCTGGCCCTGGGCAGCATCCGCCTCTTCGCCGGACGGCGTCCGCACTGGATCGCCTATGCTGCGATCGGCGCGGCGGTATCGCCGCTTCTGTTCGGCGTCTGGGGCGATCCGTCCGCGTTCGCCGAGCGTGTGGCCCTGGTCTCGCTGCTCTGCGCCTGCTGCGACATCGCCGTTTGCATCGAGGCGCGCCGCCTGGTCCGTGACGAAGGCCTTTCGTCGGCGAAAATCCTGATGGCGCTGTTTGGCCTGACAGCGGTGATCTTCAGCGGCCGCGCCGTACTGACGGCTATCGGCTGGACATCGCCCGGCATGTTCCAGGACGCCCCGCCCGCCCAGTCCGCCCTGGCGGCGACGGCGTCGGCCATCGTCGTCCTGCGCGGCCTGGTGATGCTGCTGATGGCGGTGGAGCGGGCGCACAAGGCCTGGGAGCGCGTGGCCTTCCGCGACGCCCTGACCGGGGCGCTGAACGCCGCCGGTCTCAAGGTCGCCTTCGAGCGCTGGCGCAACGGCCCGGTCCATATGCGCACGCGCCTTTCCGCCCTATCGATCCAGCTGGAGGGTCTCGACCACACAGCCGACGCCAAGGGTCCGGCCACGGCCGAGCGCCTGCTGCGGCTTCTGGCGGCGGTGGCCGCGCGGCACGGCCGCCCGGGGCAGATCCTGGCGCGCATGGGAACGCAGCACTTCGTCCTGCTCCTGCCGGACGCGGACCAATCCGACGCCGAGCAAACCAGCCGTCATCTGCGCAGCGCCTTCGAGACCCTGGCCGGCAAGACCGGCGGCGCGCGGCGAGCGACCCTGACCATCGGGGCGGCCGTGGCCTCGTCGTCCATGCCGGTGCTCGGCCTGCTGCTCAGCCAGGCCGACAAGGCCCGCCAGGAAGCCGCCGGCGCCCGCGCGACGCCGCGGACGGTCAGCGCCTGA
- a CDS encoding HPP family protein, which produces MAGIILIGVAARLLMGEGLSYSPLLALPIGASAVLVFAVSASPLAQPRGVIGGNLVSALIGVACGFLIPLPLLSAGVAVGLAIWVMMRLRCLHPPGGAMALGGALLARHDLASSLHYVALTFICSVLMVLCGWLWVNRTGKTYPHRAPPPAPVSGFSMIDIDRALSRYGELLDVSAEDLAVLFADVERRAHDRLHGRLTCGEVMNSAAEATQGAILVEEATPVETLLPILSGGEGREAAVTTSDGEVVGRITQTDLLRVLYRAHLVETLDAKR; this is translated from the coding sequence ATGGCTGGCATCATCCTTATCGGGGTCGCCGCGCGCCTGCTGATGGGCGAGGGCCTGTCCTATTCGCCGCTGCTGGCCCTACCCATCGGGGCCTCGGCGGTTCTGGTCTTCGCCGTCTCAGCCAGCCCGCTGGCGCAGCCGCGAGGCGTGATCGGCGGAAACCTGGTTTCGGCGCTTATCGGGGTGGCCTGCGGCTTTCTGATTCCTCTGCCGCTGCTGTCGGCCGGGGTCGCGGTCGGCCTGGCGATCTGGGTGATGATGCGGCTCCGATGCCTGCACCCGCCGGGCGGGGCCATGGCGCTGGGCGGCGCGCTGCTGGCGCGGCACGACCTGGCCTCGTCGCTGCACTATGTGGCGCTGACCTTCATCTGCTCGGTGCTGATGGTTCTGTGCGGCTGGCTGTGGGTCAACCGGACGGGCAAGACCTATCCCCACCGCGCGCCGCCGCCCGCACCGGTCAGCGGCTTCAGCATGATCGATATCGACCGGGCCCTGTCGCGCTATGGCGAGCTGCTGGACGTCAGCGCTGAGGACCTGGCGGTGCTGTTCGCCGACGTGGAGCGCCGCGCCCATGACCGCCTGCACGGCCGCCTGACCTGCGGCGAGGTGATGAATTCGGCCGCCGAGGCGACGCAGGGCGCGATCCTGGTCGAGGAAGCCACCCCTGTGGAGACCCTGCTGCCGATCCTGTCTGGCGGCGAGGGGCGCGAGGCGGCTGTCACCACCAGCGATGGCGAGGTGGTCGGCCGGATCACCCAGACCGACCTGCTGCGGGTCCTCTATCGCGCCCATCTGGTCGAGACCCTGGACGCGAAGCGCTAA
- the bioB gene encoding biotin synthase BioB, with protein MPRHDWTVAEVEALFERPFMELVFEAATIHRRWFDPSEVQLSQLLSIKTGGCAENCGYCSQSSSFDTGLKASKLMEADDVIAAAKAARDGGAQRFCMGAAWRELKDRDVPKLAAMIGGVKALGMETCATLGMLTADQAKTLKAAGLDYYNHNLDTSPEYYGEVVTTRTYQDRLDTLSHVRDAGMSTCCGGIVGMGETRRDRASFLHQLATLPMHPDSLPINGLVPVTGTPLGERILKKGEIDGLEFVRTIAVARIVCPKSMVRLSAGREGMSRELQTLCLMAGANSIFVGGKLLTTPLPEMDADQALFADLGVRPMTMTKAAAAAE; from the coding sequence ATGCCCCGCCACGACTGGACCGTCGCCGAGGTGGAGGCCCTGTTCGAGCGCCCGTTCATGGAGCTGGTCTTCGAGGCCGCCACCATCCACCGCCGCTGGTTCGACCCGAGCGAGGTGCAGCTGTCGCAGCTGCTGTCGATCAAGACCGGCGGCTGCGCCGAGAACTGCGGCTACTGCAGCCAGTCTTCTTCCTTCGACACCGGCCTGAAGGCGTCCAAGCTGATGGAGGCCGACGACGTCATCGCCGCCGCCAAGGCCGCCCGCGACGGCGGAGCCCAGCGCTTTTGCATGGGCGCCGCCTGGCGGGAGCTGAAGGATCGCGACGTGCCCAAGCTGGCCGCCATGATCGGCGGGGTGAAGGCGCTCGGCATGGAGACCTGCGCCACCCTGGGCATGCTGACCGCCGACCAGGCCAAGACGCTGAAGGCCGCCGGCCTGGACTATTACAACCACAACCTCGACACCTCGCCCGAGTACTACGGCGAGGTGGTCACCACCCGCACCTATCAGGACCGCCTGGACACTCTCAGCCACGTGCGTGACGCGGGCATGAGCACCTGCTGCGGCGGCATCGTCGGCATGGGCGAGACCCGCCGCGACCGCGCCAGCTTCCTGCACCAGCTCGCCACCCTGCCGATGCACCCCGACAGCCTGCCCATCAACGGCCTGGTGCCCGTGACCGGCACGCCCCTGGGCGAGCGCATCCTGAAGAAGGGCGAGATCGACGGGCTGGAGTTCGTGCGCACCATCGCCGTGGCCCGCATCGTCTGCCCGAAATCCATGGTCCGCCTGTCGGCCGGCCGCGAAGGCATGAGCCGCGAGCTTCAGACCCTGTGCCTGATGGCCGGCGCCAACTCGATCTTCGTGGGCGGCAAGCTGCTGACCACGCCGCTGCCGGAAATGGACGCCGACCAGGCCCTGTTCGCCGACCTGGGCGTGCGCCCGATGACCATGACCAAGGCCGCCGCGGCGGCCGAATAG
- a CDS encoding stimulus-sensing domain-containing protein, producing MPFSVRSTGRRWFAGSRLGRVILALNLLGLAILIGGALVLNELRRGLIEARIDSLTTQGQFIAKILDQTATVGDPEPALQAAEASAFLQLLFIPTNQRARLFDSQGRLLADSYVVADRVEWKLLPPARPADDRGLSFTRQDADAKPQTIERARTALADEVARAMKGEQQAGLRVAENGQRVVSVSIPVQHVRAVLGVLTLEAGDVDEIIAAERKALIPFILVAIGVTLGSSLLLHLLVATPIMRLSRAADRVRLFGVKAIVLPDLAKRRDEVGDLTRSLEDMTEALSERMQAIERFAADVAHEIKNPLTSIRSAVETLDIVTDDKARERLLGILKQDSGRLDRLVTDISNASRLDAELAREPLATVDIGRLLAEVAGLYGARERVGAAPNSVHVTFIEPNLLDPIRVQGREIPLGQVFRNLVDNARSFSPADGEVRITLARAGKGKVAAAVEDDGPGIPPENLETVFERFYTSRPKGSAFGGNSGLGLSIARQIIEAHDGEIHAENRTDADGKVLGARFVVTLKEVRA from the coding sequence ATGCCCTTCAGCGTGCGGTCGACGGGCCGCCGCTGGTTCGCGGGGTCGCGCCTGGGCCGGGTCATTCTGGCCCTCAATCTGCTGGGCCTGGCGATCCTCATCGGCGGCGCCCTGGTGCTCAACGAGCTGCGGCGGGGCCTGATCGAGGCCCGCATCGACAGCCTGACCACCCAGGGTCAGTTCATCGCCAAGATCCTGGACCAGACGGCCACGGTCGGCGATCCGGAACCGGCCCTGCAGGCCGCCGAGGCCAGCGCCTTCCTCCAGTTGCTGTTCATCCCGACCAACCAGCGGGCGCGCCTGTTCGACTCCCAGGGCCGGCTGCTGGCCGATTCCTATGTCGTGGCCGACCGGGTGGAGTGGAAGCTGCTGCCGCCGGCCCGTCCGGCCGACGACCGGGGCCTGTCCTTCACGCGTCAGGACGCCGACGCCAAGCCGCAGACCATCGAGCGCGCCCGCACCGCTCTGGCTGACGAAGTAGCCCGCGCCATGAAGGGCGAGCAGCAGGCCGGCCTGCGGGTGGCGGAGAACGGCCAGCGGGTCGTCTCCGTCTCGATTCCGGTCCAGCACGTGCGGGCGGTGCTCGGCGTCCTGACCCTGGAAGCTGGCGACGTGGACGAGATCATCGCCGCCGAGCGCAAGGCGCTGATCCCGTTCATCCTCGTCGCCATCGGGGTGACGCTCGGCTCGTCGCTGTTGCTGCATCTGCTGGTGGCGACGCCGATCATGCGTCTGTCGAGGGCCGCCGACCGGGTGCGCCTGTTCGGGGTGAAGGCCATCGTCCTGCCGGACCTGGCCAAGCGCCGGGACGAGGTCGGGGACCTGACCCGCTCGCTGGAAGACATGACCGAGGCGCTGTCCGAGCGGATGCAGGCGATCGAGCGCTTCGCCGCTGACGTGGCGCACGAGATCAAGAACCCGCTGACCTCGATCCGCTCGGCGGTCGAGACCCTGGACATCGTCACCGACGACAAGGCGCGCGAGCGCCTGCTGGGCATTCTCAAGCAGGACAGCGGCCGCCTGGACCGCCTGGTCACCGACATCTCCAACGCCTCGAGATTGGACGCAGAGCTGGCGCGCGAGCCGCTGGCGACGGTGGATATCGGCCGCCTGCTGGCCGAGGTGGCCGGGCTGTATGGGGCTCGCGAACGGGTCGGGGCCGCGCCGAACAGCGTGCATGTGACGTTCATCGAGCCGAACCTGCTCGACCCCATTCGGGTGCAGGGGCGCGAAATCCCCTTGGGCCAGGTGTTCCGCAACCTGGTGGACAACGCCCGCTCCTTCAGCCCCGCCGACGGGGAGGTGCGCATCACCCTGGCCCGCGCCGGCAAGGGCAAGGTGGCCGCCGCGGTGGAGGATGACGGCCCAGGCATTCCGCCCGAGAACCTGGAGACGGTGTTCGAGCGGTTCTACACCTCGCGGCCCAAGGGCAGCGCCTTTGGCGGCAATTCGGGCCTTGGCCTGTCCATCGCCCGCCAGATCATCGAGGCGCACGACGGCGAAATCCACGCCGAGAATCGCACGGACGCCGACGGCAAGGTGCTGGGCGCGCGGTTTGTGGTGACCCTGAAGGAAGTGCGGGCGTGA